The Quercus lobata isolate SW786 chromosome 9, ValleyOak3.0 Primary Assembly, whole genome shotgun sequence region TATCTTGTGTGCTGGGCCTGGGCATATGAGATATCTCTCTTATTGACATGTGGGTCCCACATTTCAGTAAGAGAGAAGTCTCATACCCCTAGCGCATTTGAAAATTTCTCCTCCCTCCCTCTCAATGGAATTAATTTCGTAAAAGGACAAGTTTTTGTATAGatctttttattgattttgttttcttaactACAAAATACTTCGAATTTAGAATtgagaaatatatattattgtttcttttcaaTTCTGTAATTTTCCTAgttaatttactaatttcagttttaagaataaaaatttaaaaataataataaagaaaatgtagGCTTATTGtgtactttttttcatttatactTATCAACGGTCAACATTGAATAGACGTAcgttttatttttgtgtattaatttatatttgaatgtTTGTATGATTATCATTATTAAGCAGGCACATAAGTTTGGAAAATCCTAGTTCCGTCCGGCTTAGGCTGTGGTGACTGGTTTTTTTTGTTGACTTAAGAGCTTTTAATCAGCCCAAACCAACTCAGTTGCCtctttattattactattattttaaaaaaatattagttgtTGCTGGTGGAGGAAGCTTTACCCACAAACCTGCACGTTTTGAGACTCATGCATGGACCCACAAGCAATGGCGGAGCTAGGATTTAAGTtgaaaagggggggggggggatttatATGTAACTCACAATTATGGCTCGacacaaatttgaaaaattaaaatttattcagttgaatattaaataatatttttcttacctataaaaaaaaaatattaaagaatattttaatgaaattatatatttttttaaaaaccttcaTGAGAAGGAAGTATAttcattttgttgtatttatcTATTTAGCTTTTACTCacttttttggagaaacaaacacatataAGGAAGAGGGAAAGTGAAAGACTTTTGCTCACAAGCATcaattttcaaagtaaaaaatcGAGTTATGAATGAAATGATATgcaattttatgtaattttggTTAATGAAGACTTATAAAATGCTCAAATTATAATGTGTGAaactataatataatatttattatatagttAGCTTCAAATTCCCAGCAACATGGTTACATGCATTCTATTACAACACTATGCTTGCGTGTCAAGCCAACAATTTTATATAGGCTACACTCTATAGCACTCAACCAAAAATAAACCCATTAGAAATCGTCCTTGGGCCTTTATAACTCCACTATGCCTGGTTATTAAATCTCCGTAGTCCAAGCTTCGTCAAAGTCCCTGGTAACTGAATAATATACTTTATCTTCTATTGATAGCTTATGATACACATGAAGCTTTTGTCCAAGGCATGCTAGTGGAGGATTGAGGACATGAAAGTACTCTTGGTTCATTTAGAAATTAGGAGCTATGCTCTGTTTCAAGACCAAGAAACTAAGTGGCATTTAAATTAGCTAAATTTTCATGAAGTGTGAGTGAAGAAAGGTTTTGTCTAGGTGAGGTTCCTCAGCAGTTAAGGGATATAGTTTTGATTAATGTTCAATTATCTAATTGGATAGGCACTACTTTTTGTTACCCAAATATAAAGTAGGTAGGAGGTTGTATTATGTGTTAAGGTGTTTTTTGTGCGGGCCAGGGGGTgggggggcaattgccccctcTTGGCCCCCCTTGGCTCTGCCCCTGCTCACTGCGCATatgccatttattttttgtaatagtATTAATTTTGTTACATCTATCTATACgtaatataaaatgaaaatttttggcCTTTTGTTGACCTCTAATGTTTGCACACAGGTTTTTGAAAATCCACATCTTTTCATGTCATTAATctattatatatcttttattGAGTTTAAATTTCATGGGGATTCCCTATTAAGCCTCTTATATTTACATCTCCATTAGAATCTTGTcacatcatattttctttaaattgtaGAATAGATCATATACAAATACATTCATATTGATTGTTTGTTAATAATTACCATTAataatcaaatttcatatttagaaaaACATAAACAGAAATAGAAGTtcatattttgttcatttattgaattttccCATCCATGGCACAAATAATTGACTAGTTTCATGTATTTTGAGACCTTTGTTCCCAAATTCAACACAATTGATGACCATCCATGTTGCATAAATGTTATGTgaatatacataaaatttttatacaaaagttaataaatatagaattgacttttattttttatttttttattttatgtaaatatatattgttagtCCCCAtttgttattacttttttttggcAATCTATTCTGCCAGTATTTactgttttttctttaattaataattaagtaATTATGACATCATGCTTTGATCTTGTTCAACTCCTTGATCTCTCATGTATTTTGGGTGTTGAAACAGTGTATCTCTCACATATTTTGGGTATTGAAACAGTGTGTTCATGTATTTTGGGTTTCGAAACAGTGTGGTTTTTGAAACGTTGCTCTTTTGTATTGTGTAGAATGATTTTAggtatggtttttgattttctttatccATGGGAATGATTTTTGGTCCTTGATGTGAGGATTATTTGTGGCATGTATCTGTAGAATTTATGATTTTGTGGTGCTTGCTGCACAAACCATTTTACCTGATCTTTTAGAGCCTAGATGATCTCATATAATAAGGGGCAAAAAAAGATCTGACATAATACAGAACAAAGACATATATATTTTGGTGAcgtgtttctctttcttttaatcATGGCATGTTTTTGTTAAAAGAGTAATGAGTTACAACATGTTTTCTCAAAGGAGTacttgacaattttttaaaatggatgAAATGTATTCTGATTTCTTATGCATATGATGCAGGACAAGAACGCATTTGCTGCCATCCTGAGGAAAATTTCTAAGATACAGAAGTCAAATGGATCCAAGTCTAACTATgttgttttgagagagaaatgatTGGATCCATCCATGTACATCTGCTTTTAAGTGAGCTGGTATTCGCCCCTTCCTCCTACCCCAACTACTTTAACAATCTCTTAAATGTGTTCTTAATTCTTCTATATATGGTGGAGGATAAACAAAAACTTTTGCAGATATTCTGACGAAAATTTCTAAGATATACAGGACAAATGGATATGACTGTTGTTTTGAGCGAGAGATGATTGAGTCCATTTGCTTTTCGTTGCTTCCCGCCAGCCAATTTCCCCAAATCCAACAATGTCATTTCTAACAAAACCCTATCCGGCTATCACAACCTTCCTCACccctttctccaaaaaaaataaaaaatcctagtCATGCAAGGAGGTTGTTTTGTATAAGATCCATTTTAGAATCAAAAGTTGTGTCAAAATTATGGAGGATAAATATTGGGTTACTTTGTACTGATATATGGTATCTCGGATCTGTATGCATTTACAAAACTGTAAAGGTGGAGCCTAATGAGCTTTGGATAGcatgtgtttttagttttcagtattttcattttcaaattctataaaaaatcaaaattaaacaagaagttttgttttgtttatttttattaacttttgaccatatataaaaaagaagcaTATATTGTAAGTGGATCAGCCCAGCTTCTTCAAAAACCAGCCTAAAGCCCAATCCACATAACAAAGCCTATTGGCAGTAGCTGACAATGCAATTGAAAactttattctcaaaaaaaaaattccattaaaaCCTGAAATTGAGATACAACAAAGTAGAATCACCAACACAAGTATCAGCTACAATCCAGATGGATAAGGTGTTGGATCATTGGAGGATCACATCCCTTCCAAACTTGAAATCTTCACTTTTCTCTTGCTGAGGAGAAGATAAAGTTAGTTGCTACAACTTTAATTTAAtccctttaaccaaaaaaaaaaaaccttaatttaaTCTCGAAAAGAGTGATAATGACAATGTGCGACTGTCGCCCTAGGAAACTTGGGTTAGGTAGGAGGAGGAGGGCTAATTCGAGATCACAAGGGTGATTGGATAAGAGGCTATGCAAGAGCTCTTGACAGTACCAGCAGTTTTATGGCGTAGCTATGGGTCTAAGGGACGGCCTAGCCACTGCCAAAGAGCTTGGCTTAAATAATCTGATTGTGGAAATGGATGCCTTGAGTGTGGTGATActgatgaaaaataaatattctaatTTGTTAATGGAACTTCTGTTATTTGATTGCAAGAACCTTTTGAAATCTATTCCCAACAAGTGGATAGTGCACACATTACATGAAGCCAATCAATGTGTGGATGTGCTGGCCAAATTTGGGGGAGCTCCATTTctgcttttgttgtttttttgaatCTACCGTCAGTGGTGGCAAGTCTCTTGACTGCTGATAAAAATACTGTAGTTTGTAACATACTTGTTGACTCTTAATCCATCAAATTATTATGGttaatccaaaaaagaaaaaaaaaaaaggacaatgcGCACTGTCTAGAGTATGTTGCTACCTTcagtaataaataataaaataaaataaaattcatgtgGTGTATTTTCTCATTAAATTCAGCTGAACTTTGTCCCTAGGGAACGGGggcaaaagaaagaataaggaaAAGGATCTTTCTTTGTGCGCAACGTTGAACTCATAATCTAATATAATAGCCCTTGGAATATAGTGcctttatttgaaaattatatcaCCTTAGGATTGCCTTTGTCTTCAAAGAAATAgacaatttatcaaaaaaaaaaaaagaaatagacaaTTTCCAGTATTTATTCTTTAGTAGTCAATAGAGAACGGctcaacatttttatttaatatgatTTAAATTGGATTCAATATTTTTTACGTGCCCACTAGTGTCTAGTGACACTCGACCAAAGCGGTGggattatcattttttttaagtaaatactAACACTCGAGGATATTCAAATCTCCCAAGTAATCTATAATAAGAGTGAAGACTTTCGGTTGGAGCACTAAAAACCATTCTAACAATAAATTATGTCTTAAATATTAATCACATAAAGTCGTacaaaattaagacaatatatTATCATGCATATAATTGTAAACAATTGCAAGCTGTAAGGGCTGAATATTTTTATCAGATTACATAATTCATAACAATCCCAATCCAAACACAACCACTGCAAgtactattttaaaaataccACATAATAACAAGTCcaaaaaaagtctttttttttttctttctttagccAATACCCATAAAACTCGTGACTCAAAAACTAGAATTACTGTGGATAAAAGATAAAGATATTTCATATTTGTGTCTAGGCACCAATAGCATAGCAAAGGAACCCAAATGCTAAGAGGATGGAGCTTCCAATGAGATGGGCCGAACCGGAAGGAGTTGTGGGCCCAGAAGCAAGAGCCGACACATAGCCATTGGAGGCCTTAGACTCTGATGcagctattttttggaaatcatCAGGTGTTCCCTGAGGCAGCACCTCCACGTGTAACTTCAGGCCGTTCTTGCAGCTGTCTGGCTTGCTGCTCACGAAGTAGCGGATCCCTTCCCCGTCCAATGAGATGCTATCCAAGCCGTCCGTGTACATTCTGATTGGATTGCTGATATCGCACGACAAGTATTCATCCTGCTGTTTCACCTCAACGATGCTCTCTAGTCCTGCGGAGTATGTGAACCCTGCCCATGCACAGCACAACTTCCATTTCATTTAAAGATAtactcataataataataataataaataaataaataaaatcaaagccAATGAAACTCTTTatgtttttcaattattttaatttcttttaaaaaggaaataatCTAGTTTATGATTATGCTAAATacttatttcacaatttttttaccataattATGTGACTTGAAAAAAAGTGtaagtattgaaaaaaaaatagtgagcTCATGAGTAAGTGATAGTAGTTACGTGCCCTAAATTAACTTCTCTATATCACCTTTTTCTCAATGAATGATAGTTATTGACCCTCTGTTTTTACTTTTGAACGAAGAAAAGGCCTCAGTCCTTTTTggtagtgaaaaaaaaatagtgagcTCATGCGTAAGTGATAGCAGTTATGTATCATAAATTAACTTTTCTACGTCACCTTTTTCTAGATGAATGGTAGTTATTGACCTTCTGTTTTTACTTCTGAACTAAGAAAAGGCCTCTGCCCTTTCTTgtagtgaaaagaaaaaaagagtaagtgaTAGCAGTTACATGCCCTAAATTAACTTCTCTGTGTCacctttttttggttgaatggTAGCTATTGACCTTCTGTTTTTACTTCTGAACTAAGAAAAGGCCTCTGCCCTTTCTTTTAGTAATTTAACTAATACTGTAAGTAACActaacactttttctttttcttttttatatttttaagtagtaaaaaatacaagtttaaGGTAAAGCTGAAAGCATCTAAATTTTCATTGTGAGGAGGATATTCATTCAACAAGTGGCTTACAATTGAGTGGACAAGACGAGAGTGCTCGATTTGCCGTTGGATTATTGGTTTTTTGGAATTAGTATAAGATTGACAAATGAAAGTAGACCAGCTGgctaaattgaaaatgaaatttgtgaggaaccctttgtttggttggtaagaaaatttaatttttctttaatgggaCTCACACGGGAAGCAAtgccaaaagcaaaaaaagcaCGAGAAAACAATTGCAACTAATTTTTTTCCAGACCTACCACAGCAATAACATACAATatagtattttaattaaaatcagAGAAATTAAAAGTACAATAGAGGGGTCTTACAGATTTTGTCTCCGACCCTGAAGATTCTGCCGGAGCACCAAGAAGAGAGATTGGTAGCTGGGTCCCACCCACGGTCACCTCCGACCACATGGTGCACTTGGGCTCCAACCCATTTGCCTTCAAGGCTCACAGAGACGATCATAACCAAAGCAACAGCCACAATATTCTTCAACCCAGCCATTATTATGaccacaaaacccaaaacagtTTTGGCTTTTCCCTCTCTATAGCTTTTAAAATGGCAAATCAAAGGAAATAAAAGAGAGATGGAGTAGAGGCAAAGCAAAAGCgtatctttctctttttagtttGTAGCTCACTAGTCACTAGTATAGCACGTAGCAACGCCTTTCCAAGCAGCTTCCTTTCCTAAACCTACACGAAAGCGAAGGACTTTAGTGAATTGTGTGTGGGTGCTAAACTACACACGTATATCCTTCACTCTTTGGATT contains the following coding sequences:
- the LOC115962273 gene encoding early nodulin-like protein 2 — translated: MAGLKNIVAVALVMIVSVSLEGKWVGAQVHHVVGGDRGWDPATNLSSWCSGRIFRVGDKIWFTYSAGLESIVEVKQQDEYLSCDISNPIRMYTDGLDSISLDGEGIRYFVSSKPDSCKNGLKLHVEVLPQGTPDDFQKIAASESKASNGYVSALASGPTTPSGSAHLIGSSILLAFGFLCYAIGA